The sequence below is a genomic window from Globicephala melas chromosome 14, mGloMel1.2, whole genome shotgun sequence.
tccacaataagagaactGCATAAGGcactattttaaatgattttttttcacccaAACTCATATTCATGTGACTAATCCCCTGAGGAAGAACATGAATCAAATTCTGGGAATGACTGAACCAACCATAGCTAATAACCGAAAAGTGCAAGTTATTTATAAATACCTcccatgtacttttaaaaatataaacactttaACAGGATAAGATTCTATAAATGAACAGATGCACATTCAGAATGTTTTTTCAAGAAAGAAACACAGCAAACATTTGATCTTTTTGAGGTTCTTAAGAATTTAATTTATTAGATTGTGTTGTGCCATTtcagaatttaaataaaagttataatGTGCTAAACCCAGACTTAAGAACTGTGCTTTTAAAAGTTCATGTTGAGTTACAACTCTAAGGTTTATATTTATTCACAAATGAAGGGTCAAGGAACTAAGAAGATGTCAAAACACGTGCCTACCTTCTATTTATATGAATGGGCAACTGACTGAACTCTGAGCCATTGCTAAATATGGAAGCAGTTCTAccaaaatatgttaaatttcTTTCTCACCTCAGTTACCTTTTTCCGATCTGCTCCTTGCCTCACTTGCTGTGCTCCACACACAGCTGGCTTTTGCTGAAGCTCTTGTTCTATTTGgagctttttaaaatgctgactTAATGTGGCTCCACCACTGACCTCAGAATTACATTTGGTCCAATTAGCCTGGAAGCATTTAGAATTTTGCAATGTGGACCCCGCTGATGTCTCATAGGTTTTCAGCAGCTTTTCCACCACACCATAATTTGACCTGGGATCAGCTGACCTTGGTCGGCCAGACAAATTACTTGGTCTCCAATCATGCTCGTGGAGCATATTCCGGTAACTGCTAGGGCTTATGTGTTCCTGCATTTGTCTGAATAGGCctgttgtgggttttttggtgGAATTATCATGCACATTTTCCCTGGGCACAGGCATGGGGGCACTGGTTTTCAGAATGTCAGAAACACAGTCACTTTCTGAGATGTTATCTGTGCAAGAAATTAAAGTATCACAGGGCTGAAGATCTTCAGATGGTTCTGAGTAGCTTTGACTTTGCTGTACTGCATGACAATTTCTATTTGTTCTAAATACGATTCTGTTAAATTCATCAGTCTTTGCTGCCAGCTTTTCATTCCTAGTAGTCCTTTCAAAGCCACAACTGAAACTTCTCAGCGGGCTGCTGCTCTGTGTCACCAAGGAGCTACAGACATTGCTTATGTGAAGATCAGGATGACATTTAGCAGGGTGATCTGGAATCACCTTTTCATATTTTGGCTTATTGGGAATAGAGCAGGTTTTCTGAAACCATGGTGTAGAGGGGCTATTTTTTGCACCAATCCCAGTGTCGCATGACCACACGGTAAGTCCAACATTTTCATTACATGAAGGCTTTTTATCTATTTTGGTTTCTGGTGCCAAAGAAGAAACTGTGATACCATCTTTCAAAGTCTTCCTTTCATTTAGACACAGCGTAGGCATCTCGTCGTGCCTCCACAGGAAATGAGGGTTGCAGTTCTTTTTGCCTTGACCTTCTTGGGCCACCCAGCCATTGTGGTCTGAACTTTCCTTCAAACTTTCATGGGCTTGTGCAGAACATGAGCTGGGAAAATTTCGAGATGTACTTCTTGGAGGAGGAACTGGTGGGGTTTCATTTCTTTGCAGATCAGTTTTATCAATTCCACCTTTTTTCTTAGAATTGTTTTGGAAAACATCAGTACAGCTCagattctttctatttttctttttctctttttctaaactGGTTGGAGTAATGCACTGGTTGTTGTTGATTGTGTGATCTCCATAAGGCATATTAGTTACAACTGGTGTTTCCTGGAGAAAAGAATCTGACTTCATCCTAGACAATTATAAAACAGGGTATATTAGTGATGACTTTATTTAtgctaagctttttttttttttttttgcagtacgcgggcctctcactgttgtggcctctccctttgcggagcacaggctccggatgcgcaggctcagcggccatggctcacaggcccagccgctccgcggcatgtgggatcttcccagactggggcacgaacccgcgtcccctgcattggcaggcggactctcaaccactgcgccaccagggaagccctacgatAAACTCTTAAAAGACACTGGGGCTAAAGCAATGGATTCTGTTATAGGAAAAGGAGTCACAACTtccttaaacattatttttatataaatcccGTAGTACAAAACTTCAAGTCCCTTTACTGCAGCATAAAGGCCACCTCTCAGTGTTGTATGCAACACTATATACATAGTCTGACCCAAGCTACCTTTTTAACTgtgtctctcatttttttctattacctaAACTTCACCTACACTCAGACTCGACTGTGTGTAGTCTCTTGGGTGTCTGCTATTGGCGTTCCCACTTCTATAGGTTTTCTCTTGCCATTTCCTTATATCCACTTTGCCTACTGAATTCCTATTTATAACGTCTTCTGAGCTCAAACTCCTCCCCTTGAATTTGAAATAACATTCTAAGTAGTGTGACAGAAATCTGAATCAAAGTGCAAATAGACATGAGCAATACCAAATGGAAGGTGTTATTTGGGCATAAAAGAAAAgtgatcatcttttttttaaattttatgagtaAAGGACATATAAGCAAAAGAGAGCTGCAGTACAAATAGTGTGGCTATTCAAGGAACAGTGAGTACTCTGGTGTGgatggaatataaaaaagtggGAAAGATGACggcaaataaaagagaaatattaggTCAAACTGTAATGACTTTGAATTACATACTAAGGATTTTGAGCTTGTCTCGAAAGGCAATAATTGGCAGTGAGAACTTTATACCGGGTGTGGTTTGTAAAAACAAATGGGCAAGTAAGAACTATTGAAACAAAAACCTAAATATTGCAAGAATGTGGGTTCACAAATTAACATTAATTAATCATATTGATacatataaatcatatttatatcTCTTCAACTTATATTACGAGATAGCTTACAATAAAGCGCAGACAaatacccattagcagagagtagCAGGCAAAAGCTCAGTGGAAAAGTGGAAggcaaaattatgtaaaaatcatGGTTGGGTAAGAAAATCTGTTGTAAGTCAGTACAAAAATTCTCTCTGAGCTtccaaaaaactaaagaaaaataagggTCCACATTCCTATAGCTTCTAAGAGAAGTATACTGCCCCACTAGGAGATCAATGGTGATCTTAGAACAATCCATCTTTACTTAACTTGTAGAgaattccaatttatttttcaatttggctAAAACCTACCCTTACAGTTATAAGGGTGCTTCTGAACTGAAAGAGCATGTtttacagcactgtataaatatgtatgtgtgtacatacttATAATATGTTATTCTGAAAATTATGAATgcttccattatatatataataaatgtagaaaaataaatggctCAAAATGTTTCAGTAGAACATCATTATATAATTAAGACACCATTGTTAAATTTGACATAGTTTAAAGATGTATTTAACTAGATTAACCCAGGATACTCTTCCACTGGCCAAatactcaaaataaaaaagaactccaTTGGAGTATACTTGTTAATTTATTATGGTTAGTATAACTTCACTAAACACCAAAAAAGTAAAGTACGCCTAAGAGTCAAACTACAAAGAGAACTAGAAGATTTGCTTTAAGAATTAGTGAACAGAGAAACATACAATTTAAGTTTTTATCTCCTAAGATAACGTATTTTAACAGCATTATTAATTCTCACTAACAAAGTGTTAGATGCTAAAGGAAGTTTGGATTCATTAACTAAAAACAACATTCTTTTTGATTTTCCAACATAAAAATCATCATAGATGTACCAGCCTACCTTCTGTGGTTAGAACGCTTTCGAATTTCCTCTTGAAAGCTGCATAATTCTTCACTAACTTTGGCAAGTTCTTCAAGAGCCTTTATACATATAAGCAATAGCATGTTAgccctttgaaatgtaaatatgtCTTTAGAAACAGTTCTAGGCCAATCCTGGCTTACTTACTGTGTTGAGGGCACCAGAGCACCTCTTGTTCTCTTCCTCAGAAGTCCTCAGGTCAGGCGGGGTCTCACATTCCTTTTGGTTGTCTGCGGCCACAGAATCCATTAACCctacttttgattttttgattgttttttgttccttacacatttgatttctttcactgagTAAGCTCTGCTCTGTTTTACCTTTCTTCCCCAGACCATCCCTGTGATTCATCCCTGTAAATTCACATTGTCTTGAATTGGGATAATTTGGAGAAGATTCCATCATTTTGTCTTGAATGGCCTTTTCACGATCAAGATCAATAATCGCACGTTCACTCATGTTGATTTTCCTCCGAAGCTTTACTTCATGGCAGAGCTGTAAagaaagcaaagataaaaatttCCCCCTAATCCGCTCTCTCAATATTTTTGATACTAAGCATATTGTTCTGAGTTCTCTTTGCCATATTACTATATACTACCCCATGGTATTAATGCTTATGCTTCCAAATAACATTTCTAAAGTCTGGATTAGCTGGAACAACTTTGAGGAACCATAAAGACTACTTTCAGTAGGTCAAAGCATGGATGGTAATTTCTATTCTTCTGAGTAGAAATCAACCcattcaaaaatgaaacaaacctgTGTTTATATATAGATATCATGATGATACAGAAGCACTGTTAACAAAATTGGAATGACTCGAATCAATTACTGGCAATGCTCTCTAACTGCTTTCAGAGAGAAGCAAGAGTTTAACTAACATTaaggtcatattttaaaaatatatgatccTATATGCCAACATTTAACTATCTAAATAGGTGACAATCTCATATAGTAACTCAGCTAATTCTGTCCCTAAGTAGACATTTTGCAATCAAAATATGTTACTTTTGGAAGTTACATTGTTGAGGGACAGGTAattctgagactttttttttttccgaaggCTACATACATTCAAAAAATGTTTCCTGTCGTAATTAAAACAAATGTGACCCTGTCCTAGGTAATACAATAGAACTCTAAGGCGTTGATCATCTATTAGTCTATGCTAAAGTGGGCCCCAAATTAGTTCTTGAGAGTTCAGTTTAACATGCAGGCTATTACTGGCTTTCTCTTCAGGCTTGTGTTCTGGGAAAGCTTGTCAAATTCCAAAGACATTCAGAGAACTATTAAAGCAAATGACTCTACGTTTTACAATCACAACGTATATCTGCACTACATCTAATATTCAAAGAATAACAGAGAACTTCTGCTCCCAGATCCTTGTCCTGGCCGTGAGCCCCAGCCGAGCCCTAGCcatcccccgcctctgcaggataCCCTCCAGCTTTAGCAGCCGAGTGGcttacagggtcttggtgctccggccaggagtcaggcctgagcccctgaggtgggagagccgagttcaggacattggtccaccagagacctcccggctccatgaaATATcgaacagcgaaagctctcccagagatctccatcgcaacactaagacccagctccactcaacaaccagcaagataCTGTGCTGGACACTCcattccaaacaactagcaagacaggaacacaaccccacccattagcagagaggatgcctaaaatcatactaagttcacagacaccctaaaacacaccaccggatgcggtcctgcccaccagaaaaccaagatccagcatcatccaccaaaacacaggcaccagtcgcctccaccaggaagcctacacaacccactgaaccaaacttacccagtggggggagacaccaaaaacaatgcgaactacgaacctgcagcctgcgaaaaggagactctaaacacaataaattaagcaaaatgagaagacagagaaatacacagcagatgaaggagcaaggtaaaaacccaccacatcaaacaaatgaagaggaaataggcagtgtacctgaaaaagaattcagagtaataatagtaaagataatccaaaatcttggaaatagaatggagaaaatacaagaaacgtttaacaaggacctagaagaactaaagaccaaacaaacaatgatgaacaacataataaatgaaattaaaaattctctgtaaggaaccaatagcagaataactgaggcagaagaacggataagtgaccgggaaggtaaaatagtggagataactaccacagagcagaaaaaagaaaaaagaatgaaaagaattgaggacagtctcagagacctctgagacaacattaaacacaccaacatgagaattgtaggggtcccagaaggagaagagaaaaagaaagggactgagaaaatatttgaagagattgtttCCTATATtccttccctaatataggaaaggaaagagtcagtcaagtccaggaagggcagagaggcccatacaggataaatccaaggagaaacatgccaagacacatattaatcaaactatcaaaaattaaatacaaagaaaaaatattaaaagcagcaagggaaaaacaacaaataaaatacaagggaatccctataagttTAACAggtaatctttcagcagaaactctgcaagccagaagggactggaagggcatatttaaagtgatgaaagggaaaaacctacaaccaagattacccagcaaggatgtcattcaggttccacggagaaattaaaacttctacagacaagcaaaagctaagagaattcagcaccaccaaacccgctttacaacaaatactaaaggaacttctttaggcaggaaacacaagagaaggaaaagacttacaataacaaaccccaaacaattaagaaaatggtaataggaacatacatatcaataactaccttaaatgtaaatggattaaatgctccaaccaaaagacatagactggctgaatggatacgaaaacaagacccgcatatatgctgtttacaagagacccactttagacctagggacacatacagactgaaagtgaggggatggaaaaagatattccatggaaatggaaatcaaaagatagctagaatggcaattctcatatcagacaaaatagactttaaaataaagactattacaagagacaaagaaggacactacaaaatgatcaagggatcaaccaaAGAataagatatagcaattgtaaatatttatgcatccaaaataggagcacctcagtacataaggcaatgctaacagccataaaaggggaaattgacagtaacacaatcataaaaggggactttaacaccctactttcaccaatggacagatcatccaaaatgaaagtaaataaggaaatacaagctttaaatgatacattaaaaaagatgggcttaattgatttttataggacattccatccaaaaacaacagaatacactttcttcttaagtgctcgaggaacattgtccaggatagatcatatcttgggtcacaaatcaagccttcataaatttaagaaaattgaaatcatatcaagtatcttttctgacaacgctatgagcctagatatcaattataggaaaaaatttgcaaaaaatacaaacacagggaggctaaacaatacactactaaataaccaagagatcactgaagaaatcaaagaggaaatcaaaaaatacctagaaacaaatgacaatgaaaacatgatgaagtttacagcaatacaatcctacctcaagaaacgagaaatctcaaataaacaacctaaacttacacctaaagcaattagagaaagaacaacaaaataaccccaaagttagcagaaggaaagaaatcataaagatcagatcagaaatagatgaaaaagaaatgaaggaaatgatagaaaagctggttctttgagaagataaacaaaattgataaaccattagccaggctcatcaggaaaaaaaggggaagactcaaatcactagaattagaaatgaaaaaggagaagtaacaaatgacactgcagacatacgaaggatcatgagagattactacaagcaactatatggcaataaaatggacaacctggaagaaatggacaaattcttagaaaagcacaaccttccgtgactgaaccaggaagaaatagaaaatataaacagaccaatcacaagcactgaaattgaaactgtgattaaaaatcttccaacaaacaaaagctcaggatcagatggcttcacaggtgaattctatcaaacatctagagaagagctagcacctatccttctgaaactcttccaaagtatggcagagggaggaacactcccaaactcattctacgaggccaccatcaccctgataccaaaatcagacaaagatatcacaaagaaagaaaactacaggtcaatatcactgatgaacacagatgcaaaaatcctcaacaaaatactagcaaacagaatccaacagcacattaaaaggaacatatggggcttccctggtggcacagtggttgagagtctgcctgccaatgcaggagacacgggttcatgccccagtccaggaagatcccatatgccgcggacgggctgggcctgtgagccatggccattgagcctgcgcatccggagcctgtgctccgcaatgggagaggccacaacagtgagaggtccgcataccacgaaaaaaaaaagggaacatacaccatgatcaagtggggtttatcccaggaatgcaaggattcttcaatatatgcaaatcaatcaacgtgatcaaccatattaacaaattgaagaataaaaatcatatgatcatctcaatagatgtagaaaaagcttttgacaaaattcatcacccattttgataaaaaccctccagaaagtaggcatagagggaacttacctcaacataataaaggccatagatgacaaatccacagccaacattgttctcaatggtgaaaaactgaaatcatttccactaagatcaggaacaaaacaaggttgcccactctcaccactgttattcaacatagttttggaacttttagccacagcaatcagagaagaaaaaaaacaaaaggaatccaaattggaaaagaagagtaaaactgtcactgtttgcagatgacatgatactatacatagggaatcctaaagatgctaccagaaaactaccagagctaatgaatgaatttggtggtgtagcaggatacaaacttaatgcacagaaatctcttgcattcctatacactaatgatgaaaaatctgaaagagaaattaaggaaacactcccatttaccatttcaacaaaaagaataaaatacctagaaataaaccgacctaaggagacaaaagacctgtatgcagaaaactataagacactgatgaaagaaattaaagatgatgtaaacagatggagagatataccatgtacttgcattggaacaatcaacattgtgaaaatgactatactacccagagcaatctacagattccatgcaaacTACtctcaaactgccaatggcatttttcacagaactagaacaaaaaatttcacaatttgtatggaaacacaaaagaccctgaatagccaaagcaatcttgagaaagaaaaactgatggtggaggaatcaggctccgggacttcacactatactacaaagctacagtaatcaagacagtatggtactggcacaaaaacagaaatatagatcaacggaacaggatagaaagcccagagataaacccaagcacatatggtcaccttatctttgataaaggaagcaagaatgtacaatggagaaaagacatcctcttcaatacgtggtgctgggaaaattggacagctacatgtaatagaatgaaattagaacactccctaacaccatacacaaaaataaactcaaagtggattagacctaaatgtaaggccagacactataaaactgttagaggaaaacacaggcagaacactctatgacataaatcaaaagcaagatcctttttgacccatctcctagaaaaatggaaataaaaacaaaaataaacaaatgggacctaatgaaacttcaaagcttttgcacagcaaaggaaaccataaaagatacgagaagacaaccctcagaatgggagaaaatatttacaaacaaagcaactagcaaaggattaatctccaaaatttacaagcagcccatgcagctcaatatcagaaagacaaacaacccaatccacaaatgggcagaagacctaaatagacatttctccaaagaagatatacagattgccaacaaacacatgaaaggatgctcaaaatcactaaccattagagaaatgcaaatcaaaactacaatgaggttatcaactcacaccagtcagaatggccatcatcaaaaaatctacaaacaataaatgctggagagggtgtggagaaaagggaaccctcttgcactgttggtgggaatgtaaattaattcagccactacggagaacagtatggagtctccttaaaaaactaaaaatacaagtatcatatgacccagcaatcccactactgggcatataccctgagaaaaccataattcaaaaagagtcgtgccccacaatgttcattgcagctctatttacaatagccaggacatggaagcaacctaagtgtccatcaacaggtaaataGATAAAGagggtgtggcacatatatacaatggaatattactcagccataaaaagaaatgaaattgagtcatttgtagtgagctggatggacctagagactgtcatacagagtgaagtaagtcagaaagagaaaaacaagtactgtatgctaacagatatatatggaatctaaaaaaaaaaaaaatatatatatatgtgtgtgtgtgtatatatatatatatatatatatatatatatagttctgaaaaacctaggggcaggaccagaataaagacacagacatagagaatggacttgaggacacagggagggggaagggtaagctgggatgaagtgagagagtggcatggacgtatatacactaccaaacgtaaaatagctagctagtgggaagcagccgcatagcacagggagatcagctcggtgctttgtgtccacctagaggggtgggatagggaaggtgggagggagacacaagagggaggagatatggggatatatgtatacgtatagctgattcactttgttatacaggagaaactaacacaccattgtgaagcaattatactccaataaagatgttaaaggaaaaaaaaagaataacagattTACTGCTGCTCGATACTTACCCAAATCTCAGATGAGTGAAGCACTATAGCATAGTTAATGCCTGAAGGATATGCCATGCATTTATGCCCTAAATACTTATAAATCTGTAGTTGGATGAAGTCACGATAGCATCAAATTGCAGCCATGAATCAACTGCTTTGGCCCCTGTAAAATTATCTGTACTGAACAGTTGTGGCCATTATAATTTTGGCAGAATTTGAGGGACATCATAAGAAGCAACCCTCAAAACACCATGCTAAATCTAAGGATGCTATTGGTAGCACTGTCCTCTTTTAGAGGAGTCATGGGTGGACACAAAATTGCTTTAGTTGCAAAATCAGGGACGAAAGTGCTATTTCTGGGAAAtaggtttgcttttgttttctgaatacTGAGAAATATGCATTTGATCATTTTTTGTTACTTACTAGAAAGACAGATTTGCTGCATGCATTTCACAAAGGATCCTTCCTCTTGTCTTCATCTCATCTTTCTCTTCTAGTTTTGGAATACTTTACCTTACATAGAATTTTATTTGACATCCTAAATTCTCTTGGGGACTTAGGTGAAGTATGAATAAACAAATATCATTATATTATTGATGGAAAACCATTTATTTTGTAAAAGGAAATCTGTGTTACTTGGTACCTAGCTGTTTTCAATGGTTATCTGATCAAAGGAGACAATCAGGAAAGATGGcaatgtgataaaaaaaaaattgccaggcATCTATTAACTCTATTAAGGGCATCTATCTGGATTAGTCCAGGTTTCAAAGATCCAAGTACGTACATCTTTGTTTTGTAATAGCAAATGCAATGATTGTGGATAGTCGCTGAACAAAGAATCATTAGCATCTTAATACCCAACATTGATCCTCTCACTAAGGACATTTTTACTTGGAATCACAGAAGTTATATGCATGCACCGGGAAATGTATAATTTTCTAATATATGGCTTAATAAGTTGTGTCTGATTTAATACACAGAGCTTAGTGATAAATACGAAAGAAATACAGTCTATTATGCTTGTGGCATGTTACATTTTTTCCAagtgttgatttttaattttagttaaaaatattgtCTTGATTTTCTGTGATATGTGAAGACAATTTCCTCCTGTTCTCTACTCCCAGCTTTGTAGCCTCTAAGAAGGTACATTCTTACAGGTACAAAGCTGGGAGtgggaaaaaatacatacatactatgccattttatataagaaactTGAGAGCATCCATGAATTTTGGTATCTAcgggggctcctggaaccaatctcccatGTATACTGAGCGACAAGTATATTAGTATGATAAGGGGAGCACAATGCTAGTATTCAGGTATTGAACAGCATCATCTCTGGGTTGGTAGTTTGGGTAAGCACATTATCTAAACATATTCCCAGGTATGGTGTTGTATACTGCAGGCAGAATGACATAAACAGCAGAACAGCTACTAtccaagataaagaaaaaaatattccagccCTTCTGTCAGTATTTCTATGGACTATCACCTATGTTTAACGCCTGCTAATTGATAAGGCTAATATTTTCCATAGATGGAATCTACAGAGCTGTCAGAATAATTATTTGACAATAACAAATTTAACCAGACAGCAGAACATCTTAGCTACATGGCTTAAACAACTGGCTAGACTAATCCTGACTCCCTTAATTATTTTGCTTGGATGCTAGAATTATCTGAGATTGTTATTAACTGGACCTTCCAAACCTTTGGAAGCCAATGAGCTCAGGTTTCGAATTGGAGTTGTGGATTTTGATTTGACCTAGCCATCTCCCTGTTGATCCAATCTGAGCCTCTGGGTGGAGAAGTTAAGAGAGCAAGCAAAACGCATTTTCCAAACTATAGAAG
It includes:
- the KIAA0408 gene encoding uncharacterized protein KIAA0408 homolog codes for the protein MDLHKQWENTETNWRKEKMELLDQFDNERKEWESQWKIMQKKIEELCHEVKLRRKINMSERAIIDLDREKAIQDKMMESSPNYPNSRQCEFTGMNHRDGLGKKGKTEQSLLSERNQMCKEQKTIKKSKVGLMDSVAADNQKECETPPDLRTSEEENKRCSGALNTALEELAKVSEELCSFQEEIRKRSNHRRMKSDSFLQETPVVTNMPYGDHTINNNQCITPTSLEKEKKKNRKNLSCTDVFQNNSKKKGGIDKTDLQRNETPPVPPPRSTSRNFPSSCSAQAHESLKESSDHNGWVAQEGQGKKNCNPHFLWRHDEMPTLCLNERKTLKDGITVSSLAPETKIDKKPSCNENVGLTVWSCDTGIGAKNSPSTPWFQKTCSIPNKPKYEKVIPDHPAKCHPDLHISNVCSSLVTQSSSPLRSFSCGFERTTRNEKLAAKTDEFNRIVFRTNRNCHAVQQSQSYSEPSEDLQPCDTLISCTDNISESDCVSDILKTSAPMPVPRENVHDNSTKKPTTGLFRQMQEHISPSSYRNMLHEHDWRPSNLSGRPRSADPRSNYGVVEKLLKTYETSAGSTLQNSKCFQANWTKCNSEVSGGATLSQHFKKLQIEQELQQKPAVCGAQQVRQGADRKKVTEESVAVKCSHGKGFSRPARPANRRLPSRWASRSPSAPPALRKTVHNFPISLRSEASMV